In the genome of Bacteroidales bacterium, the window AATACCGAGACACGCTTCACGGAGCAATGGCGGGCCACGCCTTAGGGTATGCTTAGCACGGTGGATTACAAAGGTTCGTGGGCACTCAAATCCTGTCTTTCGGAGTTTCATCGCATCCTACGATGCAGCCTTACTATAATAGGGTTGTCAACAGAAGTTGACAACCCTATTTTGCTATTTGTTATCAGTTATTAGTTATCAGTTGCGAGGGTGTAATTTCTTACTTCTCATTTCTAATTAGCTTATCAATATGTTCAAAAACGGCTTCTGTGTCATGGGGGTTAAACCAAGCAATATCTTTGTCTCGTTTAAACCAAGTGAGCTGTTTTTTTGCATATACACGCGTGTTGCGTTTAATCTTTTCAATTGCCTCATCAAGTGTGAAAATACCATCGAAGTAGGCGAAAATCTCTTTGTAACCAACAGTATTTAATGAGTTTAAGTTGCGGAAAGGTAAAAGCATTTTACTCTCTTCAATAAGACCATCTGCAATCATCTGCTCAGTGCGTTTTGATATACGTTCAAACAAAAGTTCTCGTTCAATATTTAAGCCAATCTTGATGATATTAAATGGTCGCTCCTTTTTGCTGTTAGTACGCAAATCAGAGAAGGGTTTACCCGTTTGTCTGCATACCTCAATGGCATGGACAACTCGTTTATGGTTTTTAAGATCAATGGTTTTGTATAGTTCTGGATCTCGTAATTTAAGTTCCTCGCATAGTGCATCCAATCCCAATTCGTTAAAGTCGTTTACGGCTTTTGCTCTAACTTCATCTGTGATTGTTGGAATTTCATCAATGCCCTTGCATACAGCATCAATATACATCATAGAGCCTCCGCACATAACCAAAGTATCATGTTTCTTAAAAAGAGAAGAGGAGAGAGTCATAAACTCCTCCTCAAATATAGCCGCACTGTAATAGTCGGTAAGTTCTAAATTACCAATAAAATAGTGTTTCACCCTACGGAGTAAATCGTTATTGGGAGCAGCAGTGCCTATGCACATACCTTTATACATCTGTCTGCTGTCGCACGAAATAATTGGAGAGCCATACCTCTCGGCACACTTAATGCTCAAATCTGTTTTGCCAACAGACGTAGGACCTAAAATCACTATTAAGTTTTTCATTCAACGAAAAACTATTTATTGGCAACCAATTTGGCAATCTCAACAATAACATTCACAGCATTTTGCATTGCCTGAACTGAGATATACTCAAAACGTCCGTGGAAGTTCATACCGCCAGCCGAAAGGTTGGGGCAGGGAAGTCCCATAAACGAAAGTCTTGCACCATCAGTACCACCACGAATAGGCTCAACCTTTGGTTCCATACCACAATTTGAGATAGCCTCTTTTGCAAGATCAATAATATGCATAACAGGCTCAATCATCTCACGCATATTGTAGTATTGGTCTCTGATGTCAAGTGATGCACAACCAGGGAACTCCTTATTGATTTTATTAACCAAGTGAGAGAACTCTTTTTTGCGACGCTCAAAACGATCTCTATCGTGGTCCCTGATAATATAAGTAAGTGTAGTTTTCTCAACAGATCCCTCGCAACCAACCAAGTGATAGAAACCTTCGTAACCCTCAGTGTGTTCGGGTGTTTCCCAGCGAGGTAGCATAATAGCATATTGGTTGGCAACACGCAAAGCATTTACCATTTTATGTTTAGCATAACCTGGGTGAACATTACGTCCTTTAAATGTAACTTTGGCAAGGGCAGCATTAAAGTTTTCAAATTCAATAATACCTTGGTCACTACCGTCCATAGTATATGCAAAATCAGCACCAAACTTCTTAACATCAAAGTGGTCGGCACCTTGACCAATCTCTTCATCAGGGGTGAAAGCAACCCTAATTTTACCATGTTTAATATCGGGGTTGGCAATCAAATACTCCATTGCTGTCATAATCTCTGCAATACCCGCTTTGTCATCAGCACCCAAAAGAGTTTTACCATTAGTAACAATAATATCGTTACCAACATAACCTAAAATTTCGGGGAAATCTTCAGTCTTTAAAACAATATTCTCTTCGGCACAAAGAACAATATCACCACCATCATACTTCTCAACAATACGAGGTTGAACATTATGGCCAGTCATATCGGGCGAAGTATCCATATGAGCAATAAAACCAATGGTAGGTAACTCCTTATCGGTGTTAGCAGGTAAAGTAGCCATAACATAACCATTGCTGTCAACTTCAGCATCGGTTAAACCAATAGCAATCAGCTCCTTAACCAATTGTTGTGCAAAAATCATCTGACCTGGAGTACTTGGAGTTAAGTTAGTTAATTCATCCGATTGGGTATCAACTTTAACGTAACCTAAAAATCTGTCTATAACATTCATAATGAAAAATATAAAAGCGAAGTATTAAACATAAAAAATAATTCAAAACACAATGTTTGAATACCAATTGCAAAAGTACAGAAAAAATCTGTAAATTTGCATATCAAACAGGAATAAGCATAATAAAATGGCAAAAAAAGGAAAAACCATACCTAAAAATAAAAAGAAACCTACTAAAAAGAAGAAAACCACAAAGCCTCAAAAGCAAGAGAGAGATTTAATGTGGCTCTTTTTGAAGATACTATTGGTAGTAGCAATAGTGATAGTTATAATAATATTAGTAAAACGATATAGCAAACCATCTATCCCACAACAAATTGAGTCAGAGTTAGTAGAAACAGAGGTTGATACAGAAAGCTCAAAGCAAGAAGTTGTTATAAAAGAGCCTAAAAAAGAGGAGCCACAAAAGAGAGTAGTGGTATCATATTCAAACCTTGAAATACCCAAGTGGGAAACCACAACATCGCAACAGTTAGTAACAAATATAGGATATACGTCATCATATAACACATCATATGGAATACCAAATTGGGTAGCATATGAAATAACACGAAGTGAAGCAACAAGCACAGAGGCAGAGCGAAAAGATAAATTTATGCCCGATCCCAAAGTAAAAGGACGCAGTGCAACAAATGCCGATTACAAAGGAAGTGGGTATGATAAAGGACACATGGCACCAGCAGCCGATATGAAATGGAGTCAAATTGTAATGGATCAATCGTTCTATTTCACAAATATCTGTCCCCAAGCACCAGGACTAAACAGAGGAGCATGGAAAAACCTTGAAGAAGATATCCGCCTATGGGCAATACGTGATAGTGCATTGGTAGTAATATGCGGACCATTATTTACCCAAGAACCAGTACGATACATACCTCAAACACAAGTGGCAATACCCGATGCCTATTTTAAAGTAGTATGTTCGCCATACACACCTGAGCCACGAGGAATAGCATTTATATTCCCAAACGCAAAAGCATCTAAACACCCACGTGAGTATGTAACAACAATAAACAGCGTAGAGCAGATAACAGGAATGGACTTCCTGTCTCAACTACCTGATGAAACAGAAAACAAAATAGAAGAAACAAGTAATTACACCCTTTGGGAATAACACTATGAGAGCCGACACAACCGACACAATATGTGCCATATCAACAGCCCCAGGAGTAGGAGGAATAGCAGTAGTACGCATCAGCGGACCACAGGCAATAACCATAACAGATAAAATATATAAAAACATAAAAGGCATAACCGTAGCAGAGCAACCAACTCATACAGCAAAATACGGAACAATAACCACATCGCAAGGCGAAGTGTTGGATGATGTAGTAGTAACACTATTCAAAGCTCCACACTCGTTTACAGGTGATGATACAGTAGAAATCTCGTGTCATGGCTCACAATACATACAACAAACCCTTTTATCCCTTCTGATTGAAAACGGATGCCGATTAGCAATGCCAGGCGAATACACACGCCGAGCATTCATAAATGGCAAAATGGACTTGGCAGAAGCAGAAGGTGTTGCAGACGTAATAGCATCAACCACAGCAGCATCGCACCGCGTAGCCATAAACCAGATGCGAGGTAAATTCAGTAGCAAACTCGAGGAGTTACGCGCACAAATGATAAACTTTGCATCGCTCATAGAGTTGGAGTTAGACTTCTCAGAAGAAGAGGTCGAATTTGCCGACCGCACACAACTCACAAACCTTGCACAAGAGATATCAAAAGAGATAACCACTCTCAGCAACAGCTTTGCAACAGGTAACGCCATAAAAAATGGAATACCAGTCGCAATAATAGGCGAAACCAATGCAGGAAAATCAACACTCCTTAACCAACTAATAGGTGAGGAGAGAGCCATTGTATCGCCCATACATGGCACAACGCGCGATACCATTGAAGATACCATAAACATATCAGGAACACTCTATCGCTTGATAGATACAGCAGGACTCCGTACCACAAGCGATACCATAGAGCAGATAGGAATAGAACGCAGTTATCAAAAAATAGAGCAATCAGAAATAATCCTTTGGCTCACCGATATAACAGGTACACTACCTAAAAATGCCGAAGAGATAAAACAACGCTCACAAGGCAAAAAACTACTACTTTTGCTTAACAAATGCGATAAACTAACACCCGAAGAGCAAACCGCAGCACAACAAAAAATAGCAGAGCAAATAGGTGAGGAGATACCCATACTAACCATATCTGCAAAAAACAATAGTGGCATAGAGGAGTTAAAGCAACAACTCGCACAATACACCGCTGCACAACAATCAATAAGCGACACAATAGTAACCAATGTACGTCATTACGAAGCCCTGATAAAAGCAGGAGCAGCCATACAACGCACCATCGATGGATTAGAGATAAATATCCCTGGCGACCTACTTGCACAAGACATACGCGAAGCAATGCACTACATCGGTGAAATAACAGGTCAAATCAGCACCACTGACCTACTACAAACCATCTTCTCAAAGTTTTGCATTGGGAAATGAACAACGAACTAATATTAAGCCAATTTTGATTGTTCTTTCTCGAGGTAAGTAAGTTATTATATACATTGATAAAAGAAAAACAGAACCATACAGCCACATTCATTAAGAATGTCTTTGCTCACGCTCTCCGCGACATTGAAGTCTCAACCATCGAGCGCAAGATGTCGCACACCGAATCGGAGTGCAGGATACAATTGAGATTAAATCTATAATAAATAGATTTTTAATCTATTGTAAACAATGTATTACTTGATAGATTTAAGTCTGTGTTTATAAATACATCTGTTTTATTATCTCTCCAATTGCTATAGTTTCTCGCATTGTTTTTCCTGTTGTTTGAATGACCATACCAAAACCTTCATCGGAATCTATCAATCGCAGATGAATTTTGCCATCATCAAAACATTTTTCAACAAACTCTCGGCTTGTTGGATTAAAGGCCAATGAATTGATAGCAGATACAATATAATTGCAGTTACGCAATTTTTTCCACAAGAATATTAATTTATCTTTGCCATGATCATCTCTGAATTTATAAAGTTTCTTTTGAGGCAATATTATACATTTTTCTAGTTCAATTGGTTTATGCTGTTCTATAAAATGATTTATTTCATCTGTTTCTAATGATTTTGGCGTATCAACATTGACGACCTTTCCTTTTAATATTTCATCTTTTACATTCCTAATGGCATAAGACTGTTTTCTCCATTTTGGATGAGTAGAAAGTGAAATGGCGATTGTTTCAAGTAGATATGCAGAAATAAGTCCTTGACCTACATCCCAGGAATCATCAATCTTAACTTCGAAGTTATTATTTATATATTTCTCTTCTTCTGAGGTATCTGATTCAATATAAGGGTTTCTAGCTGTGGATAAAATGAATGTAAAATATGTACGACCAATTGGATCGCTTTGAAGTTCATATATGTTTCGTATCCCATCTTTATTCAAAGATGTTATACCATACTCATACCTAATGCCATTAAAGCCTTTTTCTTTTAAAGCTTGTATTGTTTTTGCATAATTAATGAATAACGACAAAGCATCTTCATCTCCTTCTTGATCTAGAAAACTTAGTTCGTTAAAACATGCATGTTGATTTAAAGAACCCATATATTATATTAGTTTCATCAATTGATTCTCCCATTCATCAATAAAATCTTGTGGATAATAGCTTAATTCTCCATTTATTCCAATTTTAATAGGAGTATTAACTGTATAACTCTCTCCGTTTTCTATGTTTTTTGTAAAGTAATTAATCCCAACTTGTTTTGGAGCTATGATTTTTTCTTTTACTGCTACGCGCAATCCATTTACAATATGATCACTATGAGTTTCCACAAATAATTGGACACCAGAAGCTGCGCACCTTGCAATCAATTCGCCCATTTTAGCTTGTCCCTTAGGATGAAGATGTGCCTCAGGATTTTCTATCAGAACAAGTTTATGGATGCCACTTAAACATGCTACAATTACAGGCAATATATACGAAATACCAAATCCTACATTTGTGGGACGAATTCTATTTGTTGAAATTGTATCTGTATGGAAATCATATGATAAGATTACTTTGTCTATTTGAGATAATTCTTCTGTTACAATATTCACTCCCGGAGTAATAGCCTTCATCCATTCTTGTACCTGATCAATTAACTTATTGGAAGATGCTGTTTCAAGACAAAGATGATGAGGTACAATAAGTTTATCTCCATACATTGACAAAAAATGAGCGGCAAGTTCTCCATGAATACCTATGGTATAATTGTTGGCAACTTCGTCATATGACATTTTGTAGGTTGTTGATGGTGATAATCTATCTGCATTAAGAAAAACAAAATTATTTGTAAATAATGCTTCCTTATAAACCTCTGGATCTATATGGGATTCCATCTGATTAAGAATATCACTTTTAGATGAATATGCATAACCCACATCAAGAGAATACTCGCGATCTTGATTACAATTAACAAAACCAATATTAAAATGGATTTTCTCTATATCTGCAAAATTATATAATGCATCTTTGCCTCTTCCAATCTCAACCAAATCGCCGTTAAGACATAACTGAGTTAAGTCAGATTTTAAACTTTGACGAAGAATCAACAATGATTGTATAACAGTAGACTTACCCATTCCATTCAAGCCCATAAATAGATTTAGTGATGTTGGAATAAGTTCGATAGATTTAATCGACTTAAAGTTTATTACATTTATTCTTTTTATCATAAAGATATACTGTTATATATAATTTCATGAATACAAGCATAGCGATAATTTACTCTTCCTCTATCACCCGTCGCCGAAGTTATAGCAGCCACAAATGCATCATCATTATTCATAAGTTCTACAAATTTTTGGAATATCACATCCTTATTGGATTTAGCACATTTTTGCTCTTCTATTGAAAGATTTGCTAATCCCACACTCCATACCTCAAAAAGAGCTTTATTAATTGGTTTTCGCCGTTCTAAAATAGAATAAACTTTTCGAAATGCCCATCTTCCAAAAATGGTTTTAGATAGTTTCATCGCATTATCAAAAGCTTTCATAATATCATTGAGTTCATCATTGGTTTTAGTGTAGAGTTGCCCCATTGATGATGTCATAAAAGTATCAAGGTCGGGTTTATATCCTTTATAACCATTCAAATAGAATGCAAGAAAACGAGTGACAAATTCTCTATCAAGCATTCGATCTGTTGCAATAACATTCTGTGTCGCATCTTTAAATGACTCAAGTTGTGCTAAATTAGCGACAAATTTAGAAGGAGTACCTTGATTTAGAGCATGTCTAATTTCTTGAGGTTCCAAAACTAAGCCACCAGTATTAATACGTTTAAAAATGTTAAACTTGACATCGGCTGGAGTGCCAGGATTAATGATATAGGCAACTATTTCTGTTTCCTCAATCATTCTACGATAATTACGTGGTAGTTCTGAAAAAGTTTTACCACTAATATTATCAAGAAATTCTAATCCTTGCAATCGTAGGCTTTCATCGACTACAAAATTTTTGATAGCAGAAAGACGTTGCAAACCATCTACAACTAGCCACTTTTCATCCTCTGTTCCATCAAAATAAAAAGCAGGCAATGGTAGTTTTATGAGCATTGATTCTATTAGTCGACTTTGTTTGTCTAAAGTCCACAAGTTGCCTTTACGC includes:
- the pepT gene encoding peptidase T — its product is MNVIDRFLGYVKVDTQSDELTNLTPSTPGQMIFAQQLVKELIAIGLTDAEVDSNGYVMATLPANTDKELPTIGFIAHMDTSPDMTGHNVQPRIVEKYDGGDIVLCAEENIVLKTEDFPEILGYVGNDIIVTNGKTLLGADDKAGIAEIMTAMEYLIANPDIKHGKIRVAFTPDEEIGQGADHFDVKKFGADFAYTMDGSDQGIIEFENFNAALAKVTFKGRNVHPGYAKHKMVNALRVANQYAIMLPRWETPEHTEGYEGFYHLVGCEGSVEKTTLTYIIRDHDRDRFERRKKEFSHLVNKINKEFPGCASLDIRDQYYNMREMIEPVMHIIDLAKEAISNCGMEPKVEPIRGGTDGARLSFMGLPCPNLSAGGMNFHGRFEYISVQAMQNAVNVIVEIAKLVANK
- the mnmE gene encoding tRNA uridine-5-carboxymethylaminomethyl(34) synthesis GTPase MnmE, with protein sequence MRADTTDTICAISTAPGVGGIAVVRISGPQAITITDKIYKNIKGITVAEQPTHTAKYGTITTSQGEVLDDVVVTLFKAPHSFTGDDTVEISCHGSQYIQQTLLSLLIENGCRLAMPGEYTRRAFINGKMDLAEAEGVADVIASTTAASHRVAINQMRGKFSSKLEELRAQMINFASLIELELDFSEEEVEFADRTQLTNLAQEISKEITTLSNSFATGNAIKNGIPVAIIGETNAGKSTLLNQLIGEERAIVSPIHGTTRDTIEDTINISGTLYRLIDTAGLRTTSDTIEQIGIERSYQKIEQSEIILWLTDITGTLPKNAEEIKQRSQGKKLLLLLNKCDKLTPEEQTAAQQKIAEQIGEEIPILTISAKNNSGIEELKQQLAQYTAAQQSISDTIVTNVRHYEALIKAGAAIQRTIDGLEINIPGDLLAQDIREAMHYIGEITGQISTTDLLQTIFSKFCIGK
- a CDS encoding DUF262 domain-containing protein, yielding MNSVNMQHHYLSAEQGEFRSRSEAEEYLQSFKVEDEISVNDTDSPIDKPFNPKEINIKSKTMSLDNIIKRIRESEIDLAPDFQRKGNLWTLDKQSRLIESMLIKLPLPAFYFDGTEDEKWLVVDGLQRLSAIKNFVVDESLRLQGLEFLDNISGKTFSELPRNYRRMIEETEIVAYIINPGTPADVKFNIFKRINTGGLVLEPQEIRHALNQGTPSKFVANLAQLESFKDATQNVIATDRMLDREFVTRFLAFYLNGYKGYKPDLDTFMTSSMGQLYTKTNDELNDIMKAFDNAMKLSKTIFGRWAFRKVYSILERRKPINKALFEVWSVGLANLSIEEQKCAKSNKDVIFQKFVELMNNDDAFVAAITSATGDRGRVNYRYACIHEIIYNSISL
- a CDS encoding DUF3696 domain-containing protein, whose product is MIKRINVINFKSIKSIELIPTSLNLFMGLNGMGKSTVIQSLLILRQSLKSDLTQLCLNGDLVEIGRGKDALYNFADIEKIHFNIGFVNCNQDREYSLDVGYAYSSKSDILNQMESHIDPEVYKEALFTNNFVFLNADRLSPSTTYKMSYDEVANNYTIGIHGELAAHFLSMYGDKLIVPHHLCLETASSNKLIDQVQEWMKAITPGVNIVTEELSQIDKVILSYDFHTDTISTNRIRPTNVGFGISYILPVIVACLSGIHKLVLIENPEAHLHPKGQAKMGELIARCAASGVQLFVETHSDHIVNGLRVAVKEKIIAPKQVGINYFTKNIENGESYTVNTPIKIGINGELSYYPQDFIDEWENQLMKLI
- the miaA gene encoding tRNA (adenosine(37)-N6)-dimethylallyltransferase MiaA, producing MKNLIVILGPTSVGKTDLSIKCAERYGSPIISCDSRQMYKGMCIGTAAPNNDLLRRVKHYFIGNLELTDYYSAAIFEEEFMTLSSSLFKKHDTLVMCGGSMMYIDAVCKGIDEIPTITDEVRAKAVNDFNELGLDALCEELKLRDPELYKTIDLKNHKRVVHAIEVCRQTGKPFSDLRTNSKKERPFNIIKIGLNIERELLFERISKRTEQMIADGLIEESKMLLPFRNLNSLNTVGYKEIFAYFDGIFTLDEAIEKIKRNTRVYAKKQLTWFKRDKDIAWFNPHDTEAVFEHIDKLIRNEK
- a CDS encoding DNA/RNA non-specific endonuclease — encoded protein: MAKKGKTIPKNKKKPTKKKKTTKPQKQERDLMWLFLKILLVVAIVIVIIILVKRYSKPSIPQQIESELVETEVDTESSKQEVVIKEPKKEEPQKRVVVSYSNLEIPKWETTTSQQLVTNIGYTSSYNTSYGIPNWVAYEITRSEATSTEAERKDKFMPDPKVKGRSATNADYKGSGYDKGHMAPAADMKWSQIVMDQSFYFTNICPQAPGLNRGAWKNLEEDIRLWAIRDSALVVICGPLFTQEPVRYIPQTQVAIPDAYFKVVCSPYTPEPRGIAFIFPNAKASKHPREYVTTINSVEQITGMDFLSQLPDETENKIEETSNYTLWE